In Spiroplasma sp. SV19, one DNA window encodes the following:
- the budA gene encoding acetolactate decarboxylase encodes MMQKYGKIYQFSTITSLAAGNFDGVLDFDTLLKQGNFGLGTFDHLHGELVVLDGNAYQLKADGKVNLVNLEMTTPFASVAFFEVHKKIVISQQCNYEAVQKIILENLPSFNLFYGIKINGLFLDMKTRTVSWQEKPYPTLLKATAQQAVVEVKNVTGDIVGFWTPAFANTLGVDGFHSHFISTTKDTGGHVFDFILKTGVIEICYFSKIDLELPTTDDYLTKALMGKELQKEIELAEKAK; translated from the coding sequence ATGATGCAAAAATATGGGAAAATTTATCAATTTTCAACAATTACCAGTTTAGCAGCGGGTAACTTTGATGGTGTGCTTGATTTCGATACTTTATTAAAGCAAGGTAATTTTGGATTAGGAACTTTTGATCATTTGCATGGTGAATTAGTGGTTTTAGATGGGAATGCATATCAATTGAAAGCAGATGGGAAGGTTAATTTAGTTAATTTAGAAATGACAACACCGTTTGCTTCAGTGGCATTTTTTGAAGTGCATAAGAAAATTGTTATTTCACAACAATGTAATTATGAAGCAGTACAAAAAATTATTCTTGAAAATTTACCAAGTTTTAATTTATTTTATGGCATTAAGATTAATGGTTTGTTTTTAGACATGAAAACCCGAACTGTTTCTTGGCAAGAAAAACCATACCCAACATTGTTAAAAGCAACCGCGCAACAAGCGGTGGTTGAAGTTAAAAATGTCACAGGCGATATTGTTGGATTTTGAACTCCTGCTTTTGCAAATACTTTGGGGGTAGATGGTTTTCATTCCCACTTTATTAGTACAACAAAAGATACTGGTGGTCATGTTTTTGATTTTATATTAAAAACAGGGGTCATTGAAATATGTTATTTTTCAAAAATTGATTTAGAATTGCCAACAACTGATGATTATTTAACTAAAGCGTTAATGGGTAAGGAATTACAAAAAGAAATTGAATTAGCTGAAAAAGCAAAGTAA
- a CDS encoding lipoprotein: MKKLLSLLGVFALSTTGAITVVSCSSKADNNNGDGSEEIDDSHKDVEILNKISEKVRESFENLSFKEDIERNNPYMLVAYTRVSDSIKTYQLNDNNQDDLTIKNEFLTTFRAVFDNVNREIKNEYSNYYPNSNPVSFKESDVMINLNFIDIQKLITLSGLPNMDGLQAVAININIKYAVKFKELVSDNEYHASFNMTTDLKKFNLVKGGALSYFNQNIIDFYKDKNQIDITIGDFKTLYDTFNLDYKKDLTTIDNIYKKILTNFIQSNTNLKDMISYNKDKAFLERQTILFDSNNERGFYYNGGNPTVSGASRLDKWIKDNNVAEAKATDFVSWYIKSVVPKLATESKLELGKFKFSLDYINIFGMTLSGYFSNNNTDFISTVILTKEKLEAKITNFANIVVAFLKYYKVNFTGEYHFNVSNNIWNNLVAKYLDNKLTNYSLPVALFKEFTSDQDIINQNFTDLDLVTFKQVTGWSIWEVAYDKNKNLFWFNGGGRDASFVFGSSEFYYMPFYYLWSNHRYVVTKI; the protein is encoded by the coding sequence ATGAAAAAATTATTAAGTTTATTAGGGGTCTTTGCCCTAAGCACAACTGGGGCAATTACTGTCGTAAGTTGCAGTTCAAAAGCAGACAACAATAATGGTGATGGATCAGAAGAAATCGATGATAGTCATAAGGATGTTGAAATTTTAAATAAAATTAGTGAAAAAGTTAGAGAAAGTTTTGAGAATTTATCATTTAAAGAAGATATAGAACGAAATAATCCGTATATGTTAGTAGCATATACCCGAGTTTCTGATAGTATAAAAACCTATCAATTAAATGATAACAATCAAGATGATTTAACAATTAAAAATGAGTTTTTAACAACCTTTCGGGCAGTTTTTGATAATGTTAATCGTGAAATTAAAAATGAGTATTCAAATTATTATCCAAATAGTAACCCTGTTTCGTTTAAGGAAAGTGATGTTATGATAAACTTAAACTTTATTGATATTCAAAAATTAATTACGTTATCAGGGTTACCTAATATGGATGGATTGCAAGCTGTGGCAATTAATATTAATATTAAATATGCAGTTAAATTTAAAGAATTAGTAAGTGATAATGAATATCATGCATCGTTTAATATGACAACAGATTTAAAAAAATTTAATTTAGTTAAAGGAGGAGCTTTAAGTTATTTTAATCAAAATATTATTGACTTTTATAAGGACAAGAATCAAATTGATATAACTATTGGTGACTTTAAAACTTTATATGATACTTTTAATCTTGATTATAAAAAAGATTTAACTACAATAGATAATATTTATAAAAAAATATTAACTAATTTTATTCAAAGCAATACAAACTTAAAGGATATGATTAGTTATAATAAAGATAAAGCATTTTTAGAAAGACAAACTATTTTGTTTGATAGTAATAATGAACGTGGGTTTTATTATAATGGTGGTAACCCAACTGTATCTGGTGCTTCACGATTAGATAAATGAATTAAAGATAATAATGTTGCGGAAGCAAAAGCAACTGATTTTGTAAGTTGATATATAAAGTCAGTAGTTCCAAAACTTGCTACTGAGTCAAAACTTGAGTTAGGAAAATTTAAATTCTCATTAGATTATATTAATATTTTTGGTATGACATTATCTGGTTATTTTAGTAATAATAATACTGATTTTATATCAACAGTTATTTTAACAAAAGAGAAATTAGAAGCAAAAATAACTAATTTTGCTAATATTGTTGTTGCCTTTTTAAAATATTATAAAGTAAATTTTACAGGAGAGTATCATTTTAATGTCTCTAATAACATATGGAACAATTTAGTTGCAAAATATTTGGATAATAAATTAACAAATTATTCATTACCAGTAGCTTTATTTAAAGAATTTACTAGTGATCAAGATATCATTAATCAAAATTTCACAGACTTAGATTTGGTTACTTTTAAACAAGTAACTGGTTGAAGTATTTGAGAAGTGGCTTATGATAAAAATAAAAATCTTTTTTGGTTTAATGGTGGTGGACGTGATGCGAGTTTTGTTTTCGGAAGTTCGGAATTTTATTATATGCCGTTTTATTATTTATGAAGTAACCATCGTTATGTTGTTACTAAGATATAG
- a CDS encoding cation-translocating P-type ATPase — MTWFNKTSKELEQEFETSLSSGLSLEQAQAKLVKNGKNELPKPKNKHWSLIFLYSLLDPLSILLIIAGVASVVIEKVVNNRIHVIDFIVILCIVLLNAFIQTIEQVKAKKSLESLKKMTIPVAVVKRDGNIIEIPANELVVGDIVILEAGKYIPADIRILEASNLFIDEAALTGESVPVEKNSNILTKQKLVLADQTNMAFMSTFITNGRAIGIVVANAVNSEIGKIAAGVVKAKQEKTPLQIRLTKLTKVVSIFAVLLAIFVFVFFLLTDENSWPVNLMTSVTIAIAVIPESLVVIVSVILSLSVKRMARVKVIVKKLDAVETLGSVNVICSDKTGTLTQNKMTVKEVIFNNETMKESAFRFETDNRAALHFINCLTLCNDAINQKQERIGDPTEIALIDFTRRFTINEIKYREQYRRILEIPFDSDRKLMSTVNRVNKQEFVYTKGALDQLLKHCHKIYLNNKIIPLTAVMKEELQQKVLELSNQALRVLAFAFKEYDKKEVESDLIFLGAVGMIDPPRPEAVEAVKRAHEAGIRVIMITGDHKATALAIAKDLSLAISEANVISGHQIDSMDNKELQEKFKDVSVFARVNPDHKTRIVECLQSMNYVVSMTGDGVNDAPSLSKADIGVAMGITGTDVSKEAANIILQDDNFSTIIRGVEEGRNVYHKIKRAIAFVCAAQLANVLAFIIISVSTQIKPFDSVNILWFNLVVETLMAIPIGLGDNDNRLMLDKPRNKKESFFTNSLITILYLAFVTAGVVIATFFIGKELFNNVEDAKIATILVMACSPVIFAFAIQLPNYKIKAHHKMEPTNYYLLGASLIALTLNFLIIYTPGLNLIFLSTANENNFGTSPLLSWQMSIISLGMMVVPLLLLLAYDAVRKLIGR; from the coding sequence GTGACATGATTTAACAAAACAAGTAAAGAATTAGAACAAGAATTTGAAACAAGTTTAAGTTCAGGGTTATCTTTAGAACAAGCACAAGCAAAATTAGTTAAAAATGGTAAAAATGAATTGCCAAAACCAAAAAATAAGCATTGAAGTTTAATTTTTTTATATTCCTTATTAGATCCTTTGTCAATCCTTTTAATTATTGCTGGTGTTGCTTCGGTTGTGATTGAAAAAGTTGTTAATAATAGAATTCATGTAATTGATTTTATTGTGATTTTATGTATTGTTTTGTTAAATGCTTTTATTCAAACAATTGAGCAGGTTAAAGCAAAAAAATCATTGGAATCATTGAAAAAAATGACGATTCCAGTTGCTGTGGTAAAACGGGATGGTAATATTATTGAGATTCCAGCTAATGAATTGGTTGTTGGTGATATTGTTATTTTAGAAGCTGGAAAGTATATTCCCGCAGATATTCGTATTTTAGAAGCAAGTAATTTGTTTATTGATGAAGCTGCTTTAACGGGGGAATCAGTCCCGGTTGAAAAAAATAGTAATATTTTAACAAAACAAAAATTGGTTTTAGCTGACCAAACTAATATGGCTTTTATGTCAACGTTTATTACAAATGGGAGAGCAATAGGGATTGTTGTTGCTAATGCTGTTAATAGTGAAATTGGTAAAATTGCAGCGGGAGTAGTAAAAGCAAAACAAGAAAAAACCCCTTTACAAATCCGATTAACAAAATTAACGAAAGTAGTTAGTATTTTTGCTGTTTTATTAGCAATTTTTGTGTTTGTTTTTTTCTTACTAACTGATGAAAATAGTTGGCCAGTCAATTTAATGACGTCAGTTACAATTGCCATTGCTGTTATTCCAGAATCATTAGTTGTTATTGTATCAGTTATTTTATCCTTATCAGTGAAGCGAATGGCTCGCGTTAAAGTTATTGTCAAAAAATTAGATGCTGTTGAAACATTGGGGTCAGTCAATGTTATTTGTTCAGATAAAACAGGAACCTTAACGCAAAACAAAATGACAGTTAAGGAAGTAATTTTTAATAATGAAACAATGAAGGAAAGCGCCTTTCGTTTTGAAACGGATAATCGAGCAGCGCTTCATTTTATTAATTGTTTAACATTATGTAATGATGCTATTAATCAAAAGCAAGAACGAATTGGTGATCCAACTGAAATTGCTTTAATTGATTTTACAAGAAGGTTTACGATTAATGAAATTAAATATCGTGAACAATATAGGCGGATTTTAGAAATTCCGTTTGATTCTGATCGAAAATTAATGTCAACTGTTAATCGAGTTAATAAACAAGAATTTGTCTATACAAAAGGAGCGCTTGATCAATTATTAAAACATTGTCATAAAATTTATTTAAATAATAAAATTATTCCTTTAACTGCTGTCATGAAAGAAGAACTACAACAAAAAGTTTTAGAGTTATCAAATCAAGCGTTACGTGTGTTGGCTTTTGCGTTTAAAGAATACGATAAAAAAGAAGTGGAAAGTGATTTAATTTTTTTAGGAGCCGTTGGAATGATTGATCCACCACGTCCCGAAGCAGTTGAAGCGGTTAAAAGAGCACATGAAGCTGGTATTAGAGTAATTATGATAACAGGAGATCATAAAGCAACAGCTTTGGCAATTGCAAAGGATTTAAGCTTAGCAATTTCAGAAGCAAATGTTATTTCTGGCCATCAAATTGATAGTATGGATAATAAAGAATTACAAGAGAAATTTAAAGATGTTTCGGTTTTTGCTAGAGTCAATCCTGATCATAAAACAAGAATTGTTGAGTGTTTGCAATCAATGAATTATGTTGTATCAATGACTGGTGATGGGGTTAATGATGCACCAAGTTTAAGCAAAGCAGATATTGGTGTAGCAATGGGAATTACGGGAACTGATGTTTCAAAAGAGGCCGCAAATATTATTTTACAAGATGATAATTTTTCAACAATTATTCGTGGTGTTGAAGAAGGTCGAAATGTTTATCATAAAATCAAACGGGCAATTGCTTTCGTATGTGCCGCACAATTGGCGAATGTTTTAGCATTTATTATTATTTCCGTTTCAACACAAATTAAACCGTTTGATTCGGTTAATATTTTATGATTTAACTTGGTTGTTGAAACATTAATGGCAATTCCAATTGGTTTAGGAGACAATGATAATCGTCTTATGTTAGATAAGCCACGAAATAAAAAAGAATCTTTTTTCACTAATAGTTTAATAACGATTTTATATTTAGCATTTGTTACAGCTGGGGTTGTTATTGCAACATTTTTTATTGGAAAAGAGCTCTTTAATAATGTTGAAGATGCTAAAATTGCAACAATTTTAGTGATGGCGTGTTCACCAGTTATCTTTGCTTTTGCTATTCAATTACCAAACTATAAGATTAAAGCTCATCATAAAATGGAACCAACTAATTATTATTTATTAGGAGCATCATTGATTGCTTTAACATTAAACTTTTTAATAATATATACCCCAGGGCTAAATCTGATTTTTTTATCAACAGCTAATGAAAATAATTTTGGGACTTCGCCGTTATTATCCTGACAAATGTCAATTATCTCATTGGGAATGATGGTTGTACCATTATTACTATTATTAGCCTATGATGCTGTTCGTAAATTAATTGGACGATAA
- a CDS encoding DNA methyltransferase: MRKFSEKGDIVFDPFMGSGTTAVACENLGRKWLGIEIIPKYFEIAKIEPQTYNKDYLNSENKN, encoded by the coding sequence ATTCGTAAATTTTCAGAGAAAGGTGATATTGTATTTGATCCATTTATGGGGAGCGGTACTACTGCAGTTGCTTGTGAAAATTTAGGCCGTAAGTGATTAGGAATTGAAATTATTCCTAAATATTTTGAAATTGCAAAAATAGAACCACAAACATACAACAAAGATTATTTGAATAGTGAAAATAAAAATTAA
- a CDS encoding SAM-dependent methyltransferase — translation MSKGFKQMSSLKYVNGKETKINQNNELDQYFTKHSIAEELFNITIDEIKKYEKNINNYVWLEPSVGQGCFFDLLPENRKIGIDIDPKRKDVIKSDYLKYNLPKDSKIIVIGNPPFGNRGVMALEFINHSFPADYICFILPMFFSSVGKGSIKYRVKKYNLIYQKELGRNAFYLNNGKEVDIKCVFQIWSKNNFVKNNEFSWYNLKNQNPFKDILELYTVSLAKNRECGKKWIFDEKADFYISSTYFKKNEVVKSFDEVKYKSGIAIKYVTKNKNIIKKLDKIFVNVDWNKYSSKATNSCRHIGKSHIYELLKDNNF, via the coding sequence ATAAGTAAGGGGTTTAAACAAATGAGTTCATTAAAATATGTTAATGGTAAAGAAACAAAAATTAATCAAAATAATGAATTAGATCAGTACTTTACAAAACATTCTATAGCAGAAGAATTGTTTAATATTACAATTGATGAGATTAAAAAATATGAAAAAAATATTAATAATTATGTTTGATTAGAACCAAGTGTTGGTCAAGGATGTTTTTTTGACTTATTACCAGAAAATAGAAAAATTGGTATTGATATAGATCCAAAAAGAAAGGATGTTATAAAATCAGATTATTTAAAATATAATTTACCTAAAGATTCAAAAATAATAGTAATTGGAAATCCTCCTTTTGGAAATAGGGGGGTTATGGCATTAGAATTTATTAATCATTCTTTTCCTGCTGATTATATATGTTTTATTTTACCAATGTTTTTTTCAAGTGTAGGGAAAGGTTCTATAAAGTATAGAGTAAAAAAATATAATTTAATTTATCAAAAAGAATTAGGGCGAAATGCATTTTATTTAAATAATGGTAAAGAGGTTGATATTAAATGTGTTTTTCAAATATGAAGTAAAAATAATTTTGTTAAAAATAATGAATTTAGTTGATATAATTTAAAAAATCAAAATCCTTTTAAAGATATTTTAGAGCTATATACAGTTAGTTTAGCTAAAAATAGAGAATGTGGAAAAAAGTGAATTTTTGATGAAAAAGCTGATTTTTATATTAGCTCAACATATTTTAAAAAAAATGAAGTAGTTAAGTCATTTGATGAAGTTAAATATAAAAGTGGTATTGCAATTAAATATGTTACCAAGAATAAAAATATTATTAAAAAATTAGATAAGATTTTTGTTAATGTAGATTGAAATAAGTATAGTAGTAAAGCAACAAATTCTTGTCGTCATATTGGGAAATCACATATATATGAATTATTAAAAGATAATAATTTTTAA